One segment of candidate division KSB1 bacterium DNA contains the following:
- the murJ gene encoding murein biosynthesis integral membrane protein MurJ, with product MSGRIQRNLIDLVTGTFVSRVLGFLRELVTAAYYGTNRAMDLFVIAFTIPTFFRHFLGEDVVERAFLPPFKRLISQKKYQHGWQLLSSCFNLMVIALIIVTAILYLIAPLIVKIIAPGLEPSVFPKAITMTYWILPFMLIIGLSAFVGSVLNFFEMNKIYSLAPAMLSIGVIIGVHYFRPFLGIYALPAGFLLGGLLELIIQIPFLFKRQIWKDTHASYSPTLHLNEAEMRTVSRESGFILLKSLLDKSVEIVDRMLASFLITGSIASLWYAQRLIQLPVAIIGLSISRALVPYLTEKKALVQDEDFLAGIRLGIQMNLALVLPIIMIMVAMATPIISLVYQRGHFDAESTRLTAIAFWCYSVGLLGISLNTFFSRLFSIFQKNKMPFYIAIATAILNIILNFILVKTPLKHGGIALASSIAFSLSCLLLFYFLSKELRHQIDYRAILRDLFIISLVCFIIGIMIFLGYHHLLKHYLEGKIDSLLIRNVVGLGIGATVAGLLYLSAMRLIGPKEIRARINKAFF from the coding sequence ATGTCAGGGAGAATTCAAAGAAATCTCATAGATCTGGTGACAGGGACTTTTGTCTCTCGTGTGCTGGGCTTTTTGCGAGAGCTGGTGACCGCCGCCTATTACGGCACCAATCGCGCTATGGATTTGTTCGTCATCGCCTTCACCATTCCCACATTTTTCAGACATTTTTTGGGCGAGGATGTGGTCGAACGGGCGTTTTTGCCGCCGTTCAAGCGATTGATCAGCCAGAAAAAATATCAGCACGGATGGCAGTTACTGTCCTCTTGCTTTAACTTGATGGTCATAGCATTGATTATCGTCACCGCTATCCTTTATCTCATCGCACCGCTGATTGTCAAAATTATCGCACCAGGCCTGGAGCCATCGGTCTTCCCCAAAGCGATCACCATGACATATTGGATTTTGCCGTTCATGTTGATCATTGGCCTCTCAGCCTTTGTCGGCAGCGTTCTGAACTTCTTCGAAATGAACAAGATCTACAGCCTTGCACCAGCCATGTTGAGCATCGGGGTGATCATTGGCGTCCATTACTTCAGACCATTTCTGGGCATCTATGCGCTCCCTGCTGGCTTTCTGTTAGGCGGGTTGTTAGAGCTGATCATTCAAATCCCCTTTTTATTCAAACGACAAATCTGGAAGGACACTCATGCCAGCTATTCCCCCACGCTTCATCTCAACGAAGCGGAGATGAGAACGGTGAGCCGCGAAAGCGGGTTCATCTTGCTCAAGTCATTGCTGGATAAATCGGTGGAAATTGTGGATCGGATGCTGGCTTCATTTTTGATCACTGGTAGCATCGCCTCGCTCTGGTACGCCCAGCGACTCATTCAATTGCCAGTCGCTATTATCGGGCTTTCTATCAGTCGCGCGTTGGTGCCATATTTGACCGAAAAAAAAGCGTTGGTTCAAGATGAGGATTTTTTGGCTGGAATTCGCCTGGGGATCCAAATGAATCTTGCCCTCGTGCTGCCCATCATCATGATCATGGTGGCAATGGCCACGCCAATCATCAGTCTGGTTTATCAGCGCGGCCACTTCGATGCCGAAAGCACGCGACTCACCGCTATCGCGTTCTGGTGCTATTCTGTCGGATTGCTCGGCATCAGTTTGAACACCTTTTTTTCCCGATTGTTTTCGATCTTTCAGAAGAACAAGATGCCGTTTTATATCGCCATTGCCACGGCCATTCTGAACATCATTCTCAACTTCATTTTGGTTAAAACCCCGCTGAAACACGGGGGGATTGCCCTGGCTTCGTCCATCGCCTTTAGCCTGAGCTGTTTGCTGCTTTTCTACTTTCTCTCGAAAGAGTTGCGTCATCAAATCGACTATAGGGCGATTCTTCGAGATCTATTTATCATCAGCTTAGTTTGCTTCATCATCGGTATTATGATCTTTCTGGGCTATCATCATTTGCTCAAGCATTATTTAGAGGGAAAGATCGATTCTTTGTTAATTCGAAATGTA